In Cotesia glomerata isolate CgM1 linkage group LG1, MPM_Cglom_v2.3, whole genome shotgun sequence, one genomic interval encodes:
- the LOC123275180 gene encoding uncharacterized protein LOC123275180, whose translation MVVYCRVKICKHKSKDKCTLHRFPKNNNNLCKEWVRLTGNEDLLHKHLEDLNNERICSCHFTSEDYTPGKKLKLGSVPTIFFENTPPIDDEKVEKFFLTSNRLATTASVKPLVDISNPKAITHKQPQMIRIVQNVNEIEQPSGHIEQFTTVENREFTVCPMLEDVNQTSQRIIHHKRKVSESGSGTSEESTDTSVSNKRYRTSAFLNGKPIKFENLCEQPDDNSNLSYVKSGKIVDFESESLQNLTQHDEYVEVTNITKIVNKFEQLCKSLEPTQLKGLSYKIDLLANYYWQKN comes from the exons ATGGTTGTGTATTGTCGTGTTAAGATTTGTAAGCACAAAAGCAAGGACAAGTGTACATTACATCGTTTcccgaaaaataataataatct ctGCAAAGAGTGGGTTCGTCTTACAGGAAACGAAGATTTACTACATAAACATCTGGAggatttaaataatgaaaggATATGCAGTTGTCATTTTACTTCCGAAGATTATACTCCcggtaaaaaattgaaacttgGATCAGTGCCAacgattttttttgagaatacGCCACCCATTGATGATGagaaagtggaaaaattttttttaacttctaatCGTCTTGCTACAACTG CCTCCGTTAAACCTCTTGTGGACATTTCAAATCCAAAGGCTATTACTCATAAACAGCCTCAGATGATCAGGATTGTCCAGAATGTAAATGAGATTGAGCAACCATCAGGGCATATTGAACAGTTTACGACTGTTGAAAATCGTGAATTTACCGTATGCCCGATGTTAGAAGATGTAAATCAAACTTCACAACGAATTATACATCACAAAAGAAAAGTCTCTGAATCG GGATCTGGAACAAGTGAGGAGTCTACTGATACATCTGTGTCTAATAAGCGATATCGTACATcag cttttttaaatggaaaaccaataaaatttgaaaatttatgtgAACAACCAGATGACAACTCAAATTTATCATATGTGAAAAGTGGAAAGATAGTAGACTTTGAGTCTGAAAGCCTTCAAAACTTGACACAACATGATGAATATGTTGAGGTAACAAATATTACCAAAATTGTGAATAAGTTTGAGCAACTATGTAAATCGTTAGAACCTACTCAATTAAAAGGATTATCatataaaatagatttattaGCGAATTATTACTGGCAAAAGAATTAA